In the genome of Perca fluviatilis chromosome 4, GENO_Pfluv_1.0, whole genome shotgun sequence, one region contains:
- the slc25a55a gene encoding solute carrier family 25 member 55a isoform X2, whose protein sequence is MFLSVLNEDWVGTSVLTVCFPLGAAVNLTLVTPEKAIKLAANDFFRHHLSKDGKGQTVFKEMLAGCGAGMCQVVITTPMEMLKIQLQDAGRLAAQQQKPVMMSPTKLVATNTMLSRSYNSGTVASAPRAVSATQIAKDLLRTQGIQGLYRGLGATLIRDVPFSIVYFPLFANLNRLGKPSPEESSPFYWAFLSGCVAGSTAAVAVNPCDVVKTRLQSLNKGSSEEAYNGVVDCVSKIMQKEGPSAFLKGAGCRALVIAPLFGIAQVMYFAGIGEYILDNSPLNLLLA, encoded by the exons ATGTTTTTGTCTGTTCTCAATGAAGACTGGGTTGGGACTTCTGTGCTaactgtttgttttccattagGTGCTGCTGTAAATTTGACCCTAGTCACCCCTGAGAAGGCAATCAAGCTGGCTGCTAATGACTTCTTCAGACATCACCTCTCCAAGGACGG AAAGGGCCAGACGGTGTTCAAAGAGATGCTGGCAGGTTGTGGTGCAGGCATGTGCCAGGTTGTTATCACCACCCCCATGGAAATGCTCAAGATACAGCTACAGGACGCAGGCAGACTTG cggcccAGCAGCAAAAACCCGTCATGATGTCTCCCACCAAGCTTGTGGCCACGAACACCATGCTCAGCCGCTCCTACAACTCTGGAACGGTGGCCTCAGCACCACGAGCTGTGTCTGCCACACAGATAGCAAAGGACCTCCTCCGTACACAGGGCATCCAAGGGCTCTACAGAGGGCTGGGGGCGACACTGATTAG GGATGTTCCCTTTTCTATTGTCTACTTCCCGTTGTTTGCCAACCTGAACCGCCTTGGCAAACCCAGTCCTGAGGAGTCATCGCCCTTCTATTGGGCTTTCCTCTCTGGCTGTGTGGCAGGTTCTACTGCCGCTGTGGCGGTTAACCCCTGTGATG tggtGAAGACTAGACTGCAGTCACTGAACAAAGGGTCCAGTGAGGAAGCTTACAATGGAGTTGTGGATTGTGTAAG TAAAATAATGCAGAAGGAGGGGCCCTCTGCCTTCCTGAAAGGTGCTGGCTGTCGAGCTCTGGTCATTGCTCCTCTGTTCGGCATTGCACAGGTTATGTACTTCGCTGGCATTGGCGAATACATCCTGGACAACTCACCTCTGAACCTCCTTTTGGCATGA